The Leifsonia williamsii genome includes a region encoding these proteins:
- the gyrB gene encoding DNA topoisomerase (ATP-hydrolyzing) subunit B — MTMEPNRAEAEHDYGANEIQILEGLEAVRKRPGMYIGSTGPRGLHHLVYEIVDNSVDEALAGFADNIEVTILPDGAVRVDDNGRGIPVDEHPTEKKSTVEVVLTILHAGGKFGGGGYAVSGGLHGVGSSVVNALSSRLDVEVHRQDYVWRQSYRNGVPQAPLEQGERSDRTGTIITFWPSPDTFETVVFDYETLRTRFQQMAFLNKGLRIAITDERAPEVEPVEGEVDETETKPARHEVFLYERGLQDYVQYLNSAKKAEVVHDEIISFESEDTERKIALEVAMQWTTSYNESVFTYANTINTHEGGTHEEGFRAALTTLVNRYAREKGILKEKDDNLSGDDVREGLTAVISVKLSEPQFEGQTKTKLGNTEAKAFVQKVVGDQLGDWFDRNPNQAKDIIRKALQAATARIAARKARETARRKGLLESGGMPGKLKDCQSKDPTVSEIFIVEGDSAGGSAVQGRNPETQAILPLRGKILNVEKARLDRALANNEVQAMITAFGAGIGEDFNPEKARYHKIVLMADADVDGQHITTLLLTLLFRYMRPMIELGYVYLAQPPLYRLKWSNAEHEYVYSDRERDAFLAEGLAAGKRIPKDNGVQRYKGLGEMDYRELWETTMNPETRTLLQVTLDDAAAADEIFATLMGEDVDSRRTFIQKNAKDVRFLDI, encoded by the coding sequence ATGACGATGGAACCGAACAGGGCCGAGGCGGAACACGACTACGGCGCGAATGAGATCCAGATCCTCGAGGGTCTCGAAGCCGTCCGCAAGCGACCCGGGATGTACATCGGTTCCACCGGTCCCCGCGGTCTGCACCATCTGGTCTACGAGATCGTCGACAACTCCGTCGACGAGGCGCTCGCGGGCTTCGCCGACAACATCGAGGTCACCATCCTCCCCGACGGCGCCGTGCGCGTCGACGACAACGGCCGCGGCATCCCGGTGGACGAGCACCCCACCGAGAAGAAGTCGACGGTGGAGGTCGTGCTCACGATCCTGCACGCCGGCGGCAAGTTCGGCGGCGGCGGGTACGCGGTCTCCGGCGGCCTGCACGGCGTCGGCAGCTCCGTGGTGAACGCGCTCTCCTCGCGCCTCGATGTCGAGGTGCACCGTCAGGATTACGTGTGGCGGCAGAGCTACCGCAACGGCGTGCCGCAGGCACCGCTGGAGCAGGGGGAGCGGTCCGACCGCACCGGAACCATCATCACCTTCTGGCCGAGCCCCGACACCTTCGAGACCGTGGTCTTCGACTACGAGACCCTGCGTACGCGGTTCCAGCAGATGGCGTTCCTCAACAAGGGCCTGCGCATCGCGATCACCGACGAGCGCGCCCCCGAGGTCGAGCCCGTCGAGGGTGAGGTCGACGAGACGGAGACGAAGCCCGCTCGTCACGAGGTCTTCCTCTACGAGCGCGGCCTGCAGGACTACGTGCAGTACCTCAACTCCGCCAAGAAGGCCGAGGTCGTGCACGACGAGATCATCTCGTTCGAGTCGGAGGACACCGAGCGCAAGATCGCGCTCGAGGTCGCCATGCAGTGGACGACGAGCTACAACGAAAGCGTCTTCACGTACGCCAACACGATCAACACGCACGAGGGCGGCACCCACGAGGAGGGCTTCCGCGCCGCGCTGACCACGCTGGTCAACCGCTACGCGCGTGAGAAGGGCATCCTCAAGGAGAAGGACGACAACCTCTCGGGCGACGACGTGCGCGAGGGCCTGACCGCGGTCATCTCGGTCAAGCTGTCGGAGCCGCAGTTCGAGGGCCAGACCAAGACCAAGCTGGGCAACACGGAGGCGAAGGCGTTCGTGCAGAAGGTCGTCGGCGATCAGCTCGGCGACTGGTTCGACCGCAACCCGAACCAGGCCAAGGACATCATCCGCAAGGCGCTCCAGGCGGCGACCGCCCGCATCGCCGCCCGCAAGGCGCGCGAGACGGCACGCCGCAAGGGCCTCCTCGAGAGCGGCGGCATGCCGGGCAAGCTCAAGGACTGCCAGTCGAAGGACCCGACGGTCTCCGAGATCTTCATCGTCGAGGGCGACTCGGCCGGCGGCTCCGCCGTGCAGGGCCGCAACCCTGAGACGCAGGCCATCCTGCCCCTCCGTGGCAAGATCCTGAACGTCGAGAAGGCGCGGCTCGACCGGGCGCTCGCCAACAACGAGGTGCAGGCGATGATCACGGCGTTCGGCGCCGGCATCGGCGAGGACTTCAACCCCGAGAAGGCGCGCTACCACAAGATCGTGCTCATGGCCGACGCCGACGTCGACGGCCAGCACATCACCACGCTGCTGCTCACGCTCCTGTTCCGCTACATGCGCCCCATGATCGAGCTCGGCTACGTGTACCTCGCGCAGCCTCCGCTCTATCGGCTCAAGTGGTCGAACGCCGAGCACGAGTACGTCTACTCGGACCGCGAGCGCGACGCGTTCCTCGCCGAGGGCCTGGCGGCCGGCAAGCGCATCCCGAAGGACAACGGCGTGCAGCGCTACAAGGGTCTGGGCGAGATGGACTACCGCGAGCTGTGGGAGACCACGATGAACCCGGAGACCCGCACGCTGCTGCAGGTCACCCTCGACGACGCGGCCGCTGCCGACGAGATCTTCGCCACCCTCATGGGTGAGGACGTCGACTCGCGCCGCACGTTCATCCAGAAGAACGCGAAGGACGTCCGGTTCCTCGACATCTGA
- the dnaN gene encoding DNA polymerase III subunit beta yields the protein MKFQANRDVFSEAVSFAVKLLPQRTTLPILSGVLIETTDSGLQLSSFDYEVSAQTEIAAEVEEPGRVLVSGRLLAEIAAKLPNAPVQFSTEESKIRVRAGSANFTLLSMPVEEYPSIPQVRGEAGLVPAEEFAEAVAQVGVAASRDDVTPVITGVQLEVGGNRIGLVATDRYRVAVREIDWDNGTTSGEPQTALVPARTLTEIGKTFGHSGNVSVSITNRDDRELIAFTADRKTVTSLLIKGNFPPVRRLFPETVDNYAVLNTAELIEATRRVALVLEREAALRYTFTADGLTLEAIGSEQAQASESIDALLTGQETVVSLKPQFLLDGLGAVHSEFVRISFTKTENPNKPGPVLITSQTSKDQAGSDSYKYLLQPNLLLR from the coding sequence GTGAAGTTCCAAGCCAACCGGGATGTCTTCAGCGAGGCCGTCTCGTTCGCCGTGAAGCTCCTTCCGCAGCGGACGACCCTCCCCATCCTGAGCGGCGTGCTGATCGAGACCACCGACTCCGGCCTCCAGCTCTCGTCCTTCGACTACGAGGTCTCGGCCCAGACGGAGATCGCCGCAGAGGTCGAGGAGCCCGGCCGTGTGCTGGTCTCCGGCCGACTCCTGGCCGAGATCGCGGCGAAGCTGCCGAACGCCCCGGTCCAGTTCTCGACCGAGGAGTCGAAGATCCGCGTGCGCGCCGGATCCGCCAACTTCACGCTGCTCTCCATGCCGGTCGAGGAATACCCGAGCATCCCGCAGGTCAGAGGCGAGGCCGGTCTCGTCCCCGCCGAGGAGTTCGCGGAGGCCGTCGCCCAGGTGGGCGTCGCCGCGTCGCGCGACGACGTCACCCCCGTGATCACCGGCGTCCAGCTCGAGGTCGGCGGCAACCGGATCGGCCTCGTCGCCACCGACCGCTACCGCGTCGCCGTCCGCGAGATCGACTGGGACAACGGCACGACCTCCGGCGAGCCCCAGACCGCGCTGGTCCCTGCCCGCACCCTCACCGAGATCGGCAAGACCTTCGGCCACAGCGGCAACGTCTCCGTCTCGATCACCAACCGCGACGATCGCGAGCTGATCGCCTTCACAGCCGACCGCAAGACCGTCACCTCCCTGCTGATCAAGGGCAACTTCCCGCCGGTGCGCCGGCTCTTCCCCGAGACCGTCGACAACTACGCCGTTCTCAACACCGCCGAGCTCATCGAGGCCACCCGCCGCGTCGCGCTCGTCCTGGAGCGCGAGGCCGCGCTCCGCTACACCTTCACCGCCGACGGACTGACCCTCGAGGCCATCGGTTCGGAGCAGGCGCAAGCATCCGAGAGCATCGACGCTCTCCTCACTGGCCAGGAGACGGTGGTTTCGCTGAAGCCGCAGTTCCTGCTCGATGGTCTCGGTGCCGTGCACTCGGAATTCGTGCGCATCTCCTTCACCAAGACCGAGAACCCCAACAAGCCGGGCCCTGTGCTCATCACGAGCCAGACTTCGAAGGACCAGGCGGGCTCGGACTCGTACAAGTACCTGCTGCAGCCCAACCTGCTCCTCCGCTGA
- the yidD gene encoding membrane protein insertion efficiency factor YidD, producing MNTAIAAVLLLPRNVAVLVLRAYRAVISPLYGDVCRYYPSCSAYALQAIQEHGVIVGGFLGVRRILRCHPWAAGGVDDVPLRRKRRYRVTPFGFVVARRAGVPLTSAGKA from the coding sequence ATGAACACCGCGATCGCAGCAGTGCTCCTCCTTCCGCGGAACGTCGCCGTCCTCGTTCTGCGGGCGTACCGCGCGGTGATCTCGCCGCTGTACGGCGACGTGTGCCGGTACTACCCGTCGTGCTCGGCGTATGCCCTGCAGGCCATCCAGGAGCACGGCGTGATCGTCGGCGGCTTCCTCGGTGTGCGCCGCATCCTCCGCTGTCACCCTTGGGCGGCCGGAGGGGTCGACGACGTCCCCCTCCGTCGCAAGCGCCGCTACCGGGTGACGCCGTTCGGCTTCGTCGTCGCCCGCCGCGCGGGCGTCCCCCTCACCAGCGCTGGAAAGGCGTAG
- the rpmH gene encoding 50S ribosomal protein L34: protein MSKRTFQPNNRKRAKTHGFRLRMRTRAGRAILSARRAKGREKLSA, encoded by the coding sequence ATGAGCAAGAGAACGTTCCAGCCGAACAACCGCAAGCGTGCCAAGACCCACGGCTTCCGTCTGCGCATGCGCACGCGTGCCGGCCGTGCCATCCTGTCCGCTCGTCGCGCCAAGGGCCGCGAGAAGCTCTCGGCGTAA
- a CDS encoding protein jag, with amino-acid sequence MTDVQTEFTSPSPADESAASGVAGVADFADGESASAESVSSDSPSVADLDREGDVAADYIEELLDIADIDGDIDIDTRNGRAYISVNAEQGTNLHLLTKPDTVAALQELTRLAVQNSTGEFSRLILDIAGSRDARQAELGTLVEHAISKLEGGAAEAALPPMSSYERKLVHDIVSERGFVSTSRGEGRDRYTVISGA; translated from the coding sequence ATGACGGACGTGCAGACCGAGTTCACCTCCCCCTCCCCCGCGGACGAGTCGGCCGCTTCCGGCGTCGCCGGCGTCGCCGACTTCGCCGATGGTGAGTCCGCTTCGGCCGAGAGCGTTTCGTCCGACTCCCCCAGCGTCGCCGACCTCGACCGTGAGGGCGACGTGGCCGCGGACTACATCGAGGAGCTGCTCGACATCGCCGATATCGACGGCGACATCGACATCGACACCCGCAACGGTCGCGCCTACATCTCCGTCAACGCCGAGCAGGGAACCAATCTCCACCTCCTCACGAAGCCCGACACCGTGGCCGCTCTCCAGGAGCTGACGCGCCTCGCCGTGCAGAACAGCACCGGCGAGTTCTCGCGCCTGATCCTCGACATCGCCGGCTCGCGCGATGCCCGCCAGGCCGAGCTCGGCACGTTGGTGGAGCACGCCATCAGCAAGCTCGAGGGTGGCGCCGCGGAGGCCGCGCTTCCGCCGATGTCCTCCTACGAGCGCAAGCTTGTCCACGACATCGTCTCCGAGCGGGGATTCGTCTCCACCTCTCGGGGCGAGGGACGCGACCGCTACACGGTCATCTCCGGCGCCTAA
- the recF gene encoding DNA replication/repair protein RecF (All proteins in this family for which functions are known are DNA-binding proteins that assist the filamentation of RecA onto DNA for the initiation of recombination or recombinational repair.), protein MRVTHLSLTDFRNYRTAEVPFAAGANLFVGRNGQGKTNLVESLGYLSTLGSHRVSSDQAMIRKDAESAIVRARIRHEERELLVEVQLNRGAPNRAQVNRAAIKPRELPRYFSSVLFAPEDLALVRGEPGIRRRFLDQLLIQRNPRFSAVIADYERVLKQRNTLLKSARASRVKPDQLGTLDIWDDRLVALGTELIDARLELVARLSDPIVAAYRSVAGDDHHPRLVPQLTIRGAHVDDDDDASDDVTTFAGSDTAEVFRQALAAVRAKELERGLTLVGPHRDDVLFELNGLPAKGYASHGESWSFALALKLASAELLRHESSTGDPVLILDDVFAELDQARRRMLATAVAGYEQVLITAAVYDDVPGELTAHTVRIEAGQVVEVSPVEASSDA, encoded by the coding sequence TTGAGAGTTACGCATCTTTCCCTGACCGACTTCCGCAACTACCGCACTGCGGAGGTGCCGTTCGCGGCCGGCGCGAATCTGTTCGTCGGCCGCAACGGCCAGGGGAAGACCAACCTGGTCGAGTCGCTCGGCTACCTGAGCACCCTCGGGTCGCACCGGGTGTCGAGCGACCAGGCCATGATCCGCAAGGATGCGGAGTCCGCCATCGTGCGGGCCCGCATCCGGCACGAGGAGCGCGAGCTGCTCGTGGAGGTGCAGCTCAACCGCGGCGCACCGAACCGCGCGCAGGTGAATCGGGCGGCGATCAAGCCGCGGGAGCTGCCGCGCTACTTCTCCAGCGTCCTCTTCGCTCCGGAGGACCTCGCGCTCGTGCGCGGGGAGCCGGGCATCCGGAGGCGCTTCCTCGACCAGCTGCTCATCCAGCGCAATCCCCGCTTCTCCGCGGTGATCGCCGACTACGAGCGCGTGCTCAAGCAGCGGAACACCCTGCTGAAGTCGGCACGGGCGTCCCGGGTGAAGCCCGACCAGCTCGGCACCCTCGACATCTGGGACGACCGGCTCGTCGCGCTCGGCACCGAGCTGATCGATGCGCGCCTCGAGCTGGTCGCCCGGCTGAGCGATCCGATCGTCGCGGCCTATCGCTCGGTCGCGGGCGACGACCACCACCCGAGGCTCGTGCCGCAACTCACCATCCGCGGAGCGCACGTGGATGACGACGACGACGCGAGCGACGATGTAACCACCTTCGCCGGTTCGGACACGGCTGAGGTCTTCCGGCAGGCACTGGCGGCCGTACGGGCCAAGGAGCTCGAGCGCGGACTGACGCTCGTGGGGCCGCACCGCGACGACGTGCTGTTCGAACTCAACGGGCTCCCCGCCAAGGGATACGCCAGCCACGGGGAGTCGTGGTCGTTCGCGCTCGCGCTCAAGCTCGCCTCCGCCGAGCTGCTGCGGCACGAGTCGTCCACCGGCGACCCGGTACTGATCCTCGACGACGTGTTCGCCGAGCTCGACCAGGCGCGGCGCCGGATGCTTGCAACCGCCGTAGCCGGTTACGAGCAGGTTCTGATCACGGCAGCGGTCTACGACGACGTGCCGGGGGAGTTGACCGCTCATACCGTCCGCATCGAGGCCGGGCAGGTGGTCGAGGTGTCGCCGGTGGAGGCGTCGTCCGATGCCTGA
- the gnd gene encoding phosphogluconate dehydrogenase (NAD(+)-dependent, decarboxylating) encodes MCSSRARLRRTRRARTRTSTCCSPTCSSAEPANRKRRRMIMHIGLIGLGRMGNNMRARLEKNGIEVTGYDTNPDVSDVATLADLVAALPTPRTVWVMVPAGQITDSVITELEPLLESGDLVIDGGNSKFTEDFKHAELLAPKGVDFMDCGVSGGIWGLENGYGLMVGGSKEQVERVMPVFDALRPEGPREEGFVHVGEVGAGHYAKMVHNGIEYALMQAYAEGYELLDTRKDIIKDVTGTFKAWQRGTVVRSWLLDLLVRALEQDPEFEHIEGYVQDSGEGRWTVEEGLNNAVPLPTISASIFARFVSRQEDSPAMKAVAALRNQFGGHAVKAVD; translated from the coding sequence CTGTGCTCATCACGAGCCAGACTTCGAAGGACCAGGCGGGCTCGGACTCGTACAAGTACCTGCTGCAGCCCAACCTGCTCCTCCGCTGAACCGGCGAATCGCAAGAGAAGAAGGATGATCATGCACATCGGCCTCATCGGACTCGGACGCATGGGCAACAACATGCGCGCCCGCCTCGAGAAGAACGGGATCGAGGTCACCGGTTACGACACCAACCCCGACGTCTCGGACGTCGCGACGCTCGCCGACCTCGTCGCCGCCCTCCCCACCCCGCGCACCGTGTGGGTGATGGTCCCCGCCGGCCAGATCACCGACTCGGTCATCACCGAGCTCGAGCCGCTGCTGGAGTCGGGCGACCTCGTCATCGACGGTGGCAACTCCAAGTTCACCGAGGACTTCAAGCACGCCGAGCTGCTCGCGCCCAAGGGCGTCGACTTCATGGACTGCGGCGTCTCGGGCGGCATCTGGGGCCTCGAGAACGGCTATGGCCTCATGGTCGGCGGCTCCAAGGAGCAGGTCGAGCGGGTCATGCCGGTCTTCGACGCGCTGCGCCCCGAGGGTCCGCGCGAGGAGGGCTTCGTCCACGTGGGCGAGGTCGGCGCCGGCCACTACGCGAAGATGGTGCACAACGGCATCGAGTACGCCCTGATGCAGGCATACGCCGAGGGCTACGAGCTGCTCGACACCCGCAAGGACATCATCAAGGACGTCACCGGCACCTTCAAGGCGTGGCAGCGCGGCACGGTCGTGCGCTCCTGGCTGCTCGACCTCCTGGTGCGCGCGCTCGAGCAGGACCCCGAGTTCGAGCACATCGAGGGCTACGTCCAGGACTCGGGCGAGGGCCGCTGGACCGTCGAGGAGGGACTGAACAACGCGGTCCCACTGCCGACGATCAGCGCCTCGATCTTCGCCCGCTTCGTCTCCCGCCAGGAGGACTCGCCGGCCATGAAGGCCGTCGCCGCCCTCCGCAACCAGTTCGGCGGCCACGCTGTGAAGGCCGTGGACTAA
- a CDS encoding DUF721 domain-containing protein, with translation MPERPDKGGMSEASAVYLRMKELFAGTTGRGRRARRQAEEKPGESKPFGAGRDPRGIGDVMDALTVQLGWTPQLAQSDLLEQWRELAGEETARHAVPDAITDGVLVVRCESTAWATQLRMMRSELLVRIGERFPEAGIESIRFQGPDAPSWKRGPRSIPGRGPRDTYG, from the coding sequence ATGCCTGAACGACCCGACAAGGGCGGGATGTCCGAGGCGTCGGCCGTCTACCTCCGGATGAAGGAGCTCTTCGCCGGCACCACCGGCCGCGGTCGTCGCGCCCGGCGGCAGGCCGAGGAGAAGCCTGGCGAGAGCAAGCCGTTCGGCGCCGGACGCGACCCGCGCGGGATCGGCGACGTGATGGACGCGCTGACGGTGCAGCTCGGCTGGACGCCACAGCTGGCGCAGTCCGACCTCCTCGAACAGTGGCGCGAGCTCGCCGGCGAGGAGACCGCCCGGCACGCCGTTCCCGACGCGATCACCGACGGGGTGCTGGTCGTCCGGTGCGAGTCGACGGCGTGGGCGACGCAGCTGAGGATGATGCGTTCGGAGCTGCTCGTGCGCATCGGCGAGCGGTTCCCGGAGGCGGGCATCGAGTCGATCCGCTTTCAGGGGCCGGACGCCCCCTCGTGGAAACGCGGTCCCAGGTCGATTCCAGGGCGCGGCCCGCGCGATACTTACGGCTGA
- the rnpA gene encoding ribonuclease P protein component — protein MLAKANRITRGADYRATVRRGARFSGTNTVAYVRPNPDSDVVRFGFIVSKAVGVAVRRNLVRRRLKAAAYDLLPRFGEGGVDVVIRALPASAQASWASLHEEVSRVADRSAARRSPRPSHQ, from the coding sequence GTGCTCGCCAAAGCCAATCGCATCACGCGGGGGGCGGACTACCGGGCGACAGTGCGACGCGGTGCCCGCTTCAGCGGGACGAACACCGTTGCGTACGTCCGTCCGAATCCCGACTCCGACGTGGTGCGATTCGGCTTTATCGTGAGCAAGGCGGTCGGGGTGGCGGTGCGCCGCAACCTCGTCCGTCGCCGGTTGAAGGCGGCGGCCTACGACCTCCTCCCCCGTTTCGGCGAGGGCGGGGTCGACGTCGTGATCAGAGCTTTGCCAGCCTCCGCCCAAGCGTCGTGGGCTAGCCTGCACGAAGAGGTCTCCCGCGTCGCCGACCGCTCGGCGGCGCGGCGCTCCCCCCGCCCGTCCCACCAGTAG
- the yidC gene encoding membrane protein insertase YidC produces the protein MDIIGTILWPIKWVVELILVAFHWLFTQVGLDPAAGLTWVLSIVGLTVVVRAALIPIFVRQIKNQRRMLEIAPQLKKIQDKYRGKKDQFSREAMSRETMELYKKTGTNPLSSCLPLLLQMPVFFALFQVLNGAQSSHAGVGPLNETLAKQFGSATLFGVAPLHQSFQGAMNANPPQVAVMVIAAVMVVLMTGSQFLTQLQIVSKNMSPETKASPQFKQQRILLYLLPFVFLFSGFAFPLGVMFYWLTSNLWTMGQQFLVIRNMPTPGSDAAKAREARLARKGKLVQDDGSIVLTVEEAPKKPTQRVQPVSKNRSKKQAGKK, from the coding sequence ATGGACATCATCGGTACCATCCTCTGGCCCATCAAATGGGTCGTGGAGCTGATCCTCGTCGCCTTCCACTGGCTGTTCACGCAGGTCGGGCTCGACCCCGCGGCCGGCCTCACCTGGGTGCTGTCGATCGTCGGCCTGACGGTCGTCGTGCGCGCGGCGCTGATCCCGATCTTCGTCCGCCAGATCAAGAACCAGCGGCGCATGCTCGAGATCGCGCCGCAGTTGAAGAAGATCCAGGACAAGTACCGCGGCAAGAAGGACCAGTTCTCGCGTGAGGCGATGTCTCGCGAGACCATGGAGCTCTACAAGAAGACGGGTACGAACCCGCTGAGCTCCTGCCTCCCGCTGCTGCTGCAGATGCCGGTCTTCTTCGCCCTGTTCCAGGTGCTGAATGGCGCCCAGAGCAGCCACGCCGGTGTCGGCCCGCTGAACGAGACGCTCGCCAAGCAGTTCGGCAGTGCGACACTGTTCGGCGTCGCGCCGCTGCACCAGAGCTTCCAGGGCGCGATGAACGCCAATCCGCCGCAGGTGGCGGTCATGGTGATCGCCGCTGTGATGGTGGTCCTGATGACTGGTTCGCAGTTCCTCACCCAGCTGCAGATCGTCTCGAAGAACATGTCGCCCGAGACCAAGGCGAGCCCGCAGTTCAAGCAGCAGCGCATCCTGCTGTACCTGCTCCCCTTCGTGTTCCTGTTCTCCGGTTTCGCCTTCCCCCTCGGCGTCATGTTCTACTGGCTCACCTCGAACCTGTGGACCATGGGCCAGCAGTTCCTCGTCATCCGCAACATGCCGACGCCCGGCTCGGACGCCGCGAAGGCCCGCGAGGCCCGTCTCGCCCGCAAGGGCAAGCTCGTGCAGGACGACGGCAGCATCGTGCTGACCGTCGAGGAGGCGCCGAAGAAGCCCACGCAGCGCGTCCAGCCCGTGAGCAAGAACCGTTCCAAGAAGCAGGCCGGAAAGAAGTAG
- the dnaA gene encoding chromosomal replication initiator protein DnaA codes for MAGGEESISAAWQSVLDKLETDDRITPQLYGFLSLVEPKGIMAGTFYLEVPNEFTRGMIEQRSRVPLLNAIGTLDDDLAVNTFAIVVNPEIQQEVMAGPAEPEPASAGYIDAAPATLASTVAPPPEITAPARSSDTRLNSKYSFDNFVIGQSNRFAHAAAVAVAEAPAKAYNPLFIYGDSGLGKTHLLHAIGHYAMSLYPGIRVRYVSSEEFTNDFINSIANNRGSSFQARYRNIDILLIDDIQFLQRAVETQEAFFHTFNTLHDHNKQVVITSDLPPKMLTGFEDRMRSRFEWGLITDVQVPDLETRIAILRKKAQSEKIQVPDDILEFMASKVSSNIRELEGTLIRVTAFASLNRTPVDMPLVQTVLKDLITLDDDNVIAPTDIITNTAEYFKLTVDDLYGSSRSAAVATARQIAMYLCRELTNLSLPKIGQLFGGRDHTTVMYANKKISELMKERRSIYNQVTELTSRIKQNHRYGK; via the coding sequence ATGGCAGGCGGCGAAGAGTCCATTTCTGCGGCATGGCAGAGCGTGCTCGACAAGCTCGAGACGGACGACCGCATCACCCCTCAGCTGTACGGCTTCCTCAGTCTGGTCGAGCCCAAGGGCATCATGGCCGGCACCTTCTACCTCGAGGTCCCGAACGAGTTCACCCGGGGCATGATCGAGCAGCGCAGCCGCGTCCCCCTCCTCAACGCCATCGGCACCCTCGACGACGACCTGGCCGTCAACACGTTCGCGATCGTCGTCAACCCGGAGATCCAGCAGGAGGTCATGGCCGGCCCCGCCGAGCCGGAGCCCGCCTCCGCCGGCTACATCGACGCCGCTCCCGCGACCCTCGCCTCCACCGTCGCCCCGCCGCCGGAGATCACCGCGCCGGCCCGCAGCAGCGACACCCGCCTCAACTCGAAGTACAGCTTCGACAACTTCGTCATCGGCCAGTCCAACCGCTTCGCCCACGCGGCGGCGGTCGCCGTGGCCGAGGCGCCGGCGAAGGCCTACAACCCGCTGTTCATCTACGGCGACTCCGGCCTCGGCAAGACACACCTCCTCCACGCCATCGGCCACTACGCGATGAGCCTCTACCCGGGGATCCGCGTCCGGTACGTGTCGAGCGAGGAGTTCACGAACGACTTCATCAACTCGATCGCGAACAACCGCGGCTCGTCGTTCCAGGCGCGCTATCGCAACATCGACATCCTGCTGATCGACGACATCCAGTTCCTGCAGCGGGCGGTGGAGACGCAGGAGGCGTTCTTCCACACCTTCAACACCCTCCACGACCACAACAAGCAGGTGGTCATCACGAGCGACCTGCCGCCGAAGATGCTGACCGGCTTCGAGGACCGCATGCGCTCGCGGTTCGAGTGGGGCCTGATCACCGACGTGCAGGTGCCCGACCTCGAGACGCGCATCGCCATCCTGCGCAAGAAGGCGCAGAGCGAGAAGATCCAGGTGCCCGACGACATCCTGGAGTTCATGGCCTCGAAGGTCTCCAGCAACATCCGCGAGCTCGAGGGCACGCTCATCCGCGTCACCGCCTTCGCGAGCCTCAACCGCACCCCGGTCGACATGCCCCTGGTGCAGACGGTTCTGAAGGACCTGATCACCCTCGACGACGACAACGTGATCGCGCCGACGGACATCATCACCAACACCGCCGAGTACTTCAAGCTCACGGTCGACGACCTCTACGGCTCCAGCCGCTCCGCCGCCGTCGCCACCGCCCGGCAGATCGCCATGTACCTCTGCCGCGAACTGACCAATCTGTCGCTCCCGAAGATCGGCCAGCTGTTCGGCGGCCGCGACCACACCACGGTCATGTATGCGAACAAGAAGATCAGCGAGCTCATGAAGGAGCGGCGCTCGATCTACAACCAGGTCACCGAACTGACCAGCCGCATCAAGCAGAACCACCGCTACGGCAAGTAG